TTCCAGTCTTACCTTTCCCTTTTTTTTCTTGATTCCAAGTGGCATGAATTGATACTGTAGGTGAGTCACACGGATCCTTGGGGAGGGAGCAGAAACAAACTCTTTCTCATTGCCTATCAGTTCAATCCATGGAATGCGTTGAGAAGTCAACAGATCATTTGTTGCTGTTACATCTCCATTGACCTCTATCAGACTGAGGATTTGCTGTAACCAAATAGTGCCTgtcaaaagaatcaaaaaagTGATTTACAAATTTGcaaaacatcatttaaaacatcATCACTGGCTTAAAGCAGGATTCAAAAAAGGGTTTTGTTTGTGATCGTAAACTAACAGTGGATGtgacaaatgtatttattgtaaCCTTACAGTGTTAGAACTTGTCTGCAGATAAAAAGCTACATAAAAAACTGAATGACATATGCTGCCCGAGATAAACATAATGAGAGGAAGATTACAAAAACATTGCAATGTTTTGATTTGTTTGTATACTCTTTATCCAAGTTGGAACAAAAGTTAAAGTTCAGTTGAGTAAACAGTACATTTCATTCAGCATTGTTAATGTGATTCGTTCACATGTAACTTGCAGTGTACAATAAAGAGCATTAGAAAAGGCTTTACTCTTTAACCTGATTTGGGGTACGTAATGACAAAGACGTCAGAGTCACGAATTTCCCAATTCTGAATTCGATCCACTTCCTCTGGGCAATGGATTCCAGATATTAAGTTAAAGCCTCTGTGAGGAACCAATTGATAATCTGGCATCTGGGCACTGCTCTCATTTAAACGCTCTGCAGAGAAAATAATGAGATGCTTTCATAAAGAATAAATACATAGGTTGTTAATGTgaattatattaacatttataataTTACACTTAAGCCTGTATGTCAATAAATACATAGcacatacactcttaaaatgttAGGTTGTTTCGACCCATGGTTGAGTAAAACTTTTAGTTAAAAATTAatcaatttcattattttacccAATCATGGGTTGAAAGAACCTAgcattgtgttttttaaagcagggttttttttttactttcagaTGCCAAGGTCCCCCTATTTGTGAGGGAGCCCCTATATACAAAACGTATccatatatacatatttttgtataacaaataaaattgCTTAAGCTTAGAGTAATGCTGTAAACCTGAtaattttcaattcaatttgtaCTGCAGCAACTTTGACAATAAATGTTGTATCTAGAGTTGTGACGTTCGCGAACGAACCGATTCTTTTGAACGGCTCATTAACATGAACGATGGGAGCCGAGTCGCGGCTGGAGGGGAGCCGTTCTTTCTGTAGTTCTTTTTTCCTATGCGTGTTTCACACAGATGCACACAAATTAGCCCCTCCGCGAGACAGAACAGTTATAGGGGGAGGGGTGCACATGATGATAGTTGTGCACGCATCGTTCACGTGAGAACTCCAGTGGGAAAAAAAACGTTGTGCCCCAGATGTCCTATTTGCAAAGTTTACCGTAATAATAGTATTAATAGTGGActgtatgtagacatttatttccattttatttattctaatTTGTGGAAGAGTTTGTAGTAAAAGCTGTTTTGCGCAGAAATTCATTGCAgccggatttttttttaatgtttatttgtgAGTAGGTATTGTATGAATAACATAAGTCAACGTAGCTTTACACATACAGACATTTTGTACTAAAGGTAAATCCAAAACAGTGATGTCACTGTCTAAGCAGAGGGATTTTGTGCAACCCTATGGAATATAGTCCACACATGACAAATGAGGTTAAAATCAATATTTCAGAATAATTTAAACTCAGATATTGGTGTGTGATATCTGAACTTAATTATTAGACTACAAATCTCACCTCATCATTCCTCCTAGTGATTATTTCCAGGATAAACTGAGATGCCCCTAAGCTGGCTTCTTAAAACTgactaaatattttaaagagccAAAAGAGCCGTTCTTTTGAACGGCTCTTTGAAAGGAACGGATCGCCAAGATCCGGATCCCCTCAAAGAGCCATAAATCCCATCACTAGTTGTATCATAGCAGCTTCACAAGAAGTATTGCCCACCAAACCCTAGTAAGTGAGATAAAGGGCACTGAGATAaggaaaatacacaaaaaatacaaagtaaATAAACAAGTTTTCGGGGGACTCCCTAGAGGCCGGCTTGGGGTCCATTCACCCCAATCACCAGTGTTATTTAGAGATTCGTAATATTGTTTATTGCAGTTTAAATTTTTCATTGGACTTCAATTCAAATATTTGctcatatttaaaaatgcatttctaaTGCAGGTTAGTTTCTAGAAATTATTGCGTAAAAGTAAATCGTTTTTCGTTTCTCTACTGCCACCAACCAAGCAATATTGTATATACTGCGCATATTCTAACCAACAAAGATGTATTATTGACAAATATTCCGGTTTGAAATGCAGTAATCAAATGCTGATTTCCCATACCATCGGTCTTGTGCATGAACCTAACTATAAAATACATAAGTGTCGATATTGAAGTTGCGTAAAGTAAATTAGGTTGTATCGTAACTCCTGCTTAACATCGCAGCTAACTAATTTTGCATTCAACAGTACCGCATTTCGCTTACCTGCCATCTCTTTCCCCAGGAGTTACCGTGAAATTCCTGTCTGTTCGTTGACTTCTAGGTCTCCGATGATCACATCAGGAAGTCCATATTTAACAAATCACACATTTGCCTTTCCCGAAAGGAGAAGAGCGTTTGTGTGTAATTGTATATATTGGCCTGTGATAAAGCGGGCGGGACTGATAATTCCTTAGATTGCTACACAAAACaaccaccagacaaacatgaaCTGTAAACAAACGGAGCACTCTGAAATGCCAAGCTTTGAAAGCCAATGAGAAATGAGCAAATAATTCAATTAAATCAAATATAATGCAATTTGTAATCACTGGCAACAGTACAAGAATGCATACCAGTCTCAATAGCTTGCGTCATACAAAACACTGCACTCTTGTAGTCAGCACAAAGAAACgaggtttttattttaaaacctcGAAAGCTAGAGGTATGTCATTGTGGGATATTTAGTAAACTCAGACCGAGAGTGAAGTAATTGTTTAAAGAAGACTTGTTATTCAGGTGTAAGTataataaaacacatttattatttatcatgAACATTTGTACAAAATAAACAGTTTCACAGTTTGTTTCACAAGACTAGAAATTAAAACTAGCTGGGACTAGAAGATACAGTACAAGTACAATTGATGGACACATGCAGTCAGCAGATCTCCACAATGGCATCAGGGAATTTTCTCAGCACACAATGTTCTTGAATTAAGAATGCAGCTctgtaaaaaacacacacacacacacacacacacacacacacacacacacacacacacacacacacacacacacacacacacacacacctgatgATTAGCATTCAATAGTTTCACTGTCTAAACATAGCCCTTGCAAAAATATCTAGGCAAGTTCAACCTTCAAGTTATCACTGGCATCTGTACACACTTGTACATATTGGTGCATAGCCTTCATACAGCATTcaacaatataatataatatgaaGAACACAAGAtacaactaaataaaaaaaaaaattagcaataaaataaaatagcattttaaatgagagataaagaaaataattgacagtaCAATTGAgtagtttcaatttcaacaaaccaccatcattgtgatcagagTTTGCATTACataagctcatttgcatttaaaaggacacgcccaaaaatggcacatttttgctcacacctacaaagtggctaTTTTAACAAGCTTTAATTATTTATATGTGGGTATATGTTTTTTGAGGTAAaccttaaagtcgccatgaaacggaagtaccAATTGCCTAATTTTCCCAGTGGTGATGTGTATCCGAGAAAAAAACGGCCTCTGAAattaaataaggcagggctggatttgaatttgtccatcgagatctaattggatcatttgaagttgggtcgtgttgctaattgctaatcacagcgatattctcccggaccccgcccagcgcccacctgccatacattATGAcatgaagtaaagagagatcgttttaggaggggaggagatttgcatttttgattaaagattatgagggcacattaatttaaaaaaattaatgaagctcacagataaatcatttggaaaaaaaataccacaatattacaaaacaaatgacagttttttattttactttcattgcgactttaacaTATGTACTATGGGGCACCACGTCACCTTTGGCAAAAGTGACTGCGGTCACGCCCACTGAGTGGTAAAAAGTCTGTGCGACACCATTAGCATAGTGTGAAAAAGTCGTGATCAACTACGCTAacagattcaacaaaaattaGGAGTGGTCTTTTTCCAGACTGCAAAAAACACTCAAAGGAGAAGTAAATCAGTAGCAGTAGCCATGTACAATTTTGGGATAAAAAATCCTATAAAAATACACCAATGAATACTCTTATTCTGTGTAATTGCAACGTTTCGTCAGTGagcattcattaaaaaaaacatccattatGGTGAGCCTAGTGTTTTACAAAGGTGGGATGGTTTAATAGTGTTATGTCATGTGTCAGGCAAAGAAATGTCTGGCCAAATGCCAATGTCCACAGACTACTGGTTGTTTGGCAAGTTGTTAGAGTCACTGTTAAGGCCAACTAAACTCAATTTAATCTGATAAAAGTAAGTTTTACTGGGGTTTTTGCAGCAGCCGCTATGAAAACCAGctattttgttgaatgttttgccactcaacagAACGAGCTCCGGCATGGTCAGGTGGAAAAGTGACGTTAATGCACACCGTTTTGTGGGGAAAAAAATGGAAGTGTttggaatgaatggggctaggctaaatgctaacacattcacaactcGATGTACAAAGATTTAGTGCACgcactgaaaaaagataggtatatattaattagtctaagttaaGAGAAGAAcacagtaaaataatgaaaaacggtggtgttttcctttaagccctgggtatagttttttttacacatatgCAGCGTTTAAAAAATCTGGTAAAGTATGCACACACTCTTCTGATGATGAAAATTGCGTCACGTGCACTGTATGCGTAAAAAAATTGACCTTACTTTGGcctttactcagtcaatatatatttattaaagatatcaaggttatatttagattatattttcaaataatactGTCTTTCTCATTCAAGGTATGTGGAAAAAACGCATTATGCAACAGCATAATATGTAATGAACTGTAGAAGTCAGAGAAGTTGTAGCATGCTTTGCATAGCTGTGATGGATGTAATGCGTAGTAAAACTACAAGAAATTTCATCATCTGCCCAAGTGCACATCAGTAAAAGTGCGCAAATAGGTGGTAGCCAAAACCCATTAGCAATGCGATGAATTCCAAGCGTAATCCAAGTTCAATCTAATCTTAAACATGTAGGTCTACATTACCTGTTTTTCTTCAGGTGTTAGCACTCCCTGCACAGCCACCACCTGATACTGTCTGTGTTTGAGGGCACCGGGAAATTTCCGCATACGGCGTACCATGCCAGACGCTGTATCCTGTGAAAGTAATCGCCTCATTTCCCCGGGTGCAAGCCCCGGATCAAAGAGCAGTAGGCACAGGGTGCCGTTCAATTTCTGTTCAACTCCCACTATGGAGCGACTGTGGCCTAatcaaaaatacagaaaatcaCATAGTTGAGCTATAGGAAAGTGAAGTCCCACTCAAACTCAAACATGAATGCATAAGTCACTTCggatatatacatatatttaatgtgtttatgtttaaattaCGTGTGAATTAGTTACTGTAAGTTGTACTGTAATGTTGATATACATTGATTTGTAATAACTCTTTTGCAATACCTACCGTGGTGCTGGAGGTATACAGGTGGTAATGACGTCTGCACTATCCTAGGCGGCAGTCTTGCACCCCTACTGGCAGAGTTTGAGAAATACCGTTTAATCCACTCAAATAGTCTGGGATGCGTGTCTCCAGGGCCAGTGGCCTTGTGAAAATCCACAATTCGGGCTCTGAAAGTTAGTTTAAGAAAAGTTTTAAACTTTAGTATTTATGTGTGTATCTGAGTAAGTTTATAGTTACATACTTGACACTAAGAGAGGTGAGAACTGCAAAGATTTCTGTAGCTCCTATCCAAGCTCGTGTCCCCTGCAGTCGATGATTGAAATGTGAAGCACCCTGAGGATCTGCGCCCTGGCTCCATGCCTCCTCGATCATGCCTTGCACCCTTGGAATACTGGGAACTTCAGCTATGTTGGGAAAATTAAGGACAAAATAAAGAATACATTGCATTCTAAGCGAAATAAAGCCATGCAAAATAGGATAAGGAGTCAGCGCAAATAATAAATGAAGCTTTTTTACCAGGTAAAACATTATATTGCTCCATCCTTTGTAGTGATGAAAGAAGCATTTGGAAGTTTCTGTAGCCACATCCCCATCCTTTATCCCCTTCTGAAGAGGAGTAGTGATCGGTCTCGGCACACAGCCACACATGAGCACAGTCAGAGACTTCTCTCTGGTAGTGTTTATACAGAGCCGTCATAAGTCCTAAAACAGAGGTCAAATCACTTTTAGCTGTTTTTGGCTTCATTgtttaataatacaaaataaataataaaaaatatatttaggttTTTCTATCTATTTATAAGTAGACAGATTTATTGTGTTCCACCAATAAATTAAATAACAGGATCAAAAAttacaatacaaacattacttATGCAATACAACGATTTATTCCCAAAGGACCTGATGTTTTGCTTCGGCCATCGTCCACCCCAGACGCCAGAGACTCCAGCATCTCCGCCCTCTTCCTGTGAAACTCTGCTGGAACCATTTGACCTCGAGACACAGACCTCTCCATATTTTTCTCCATCTGCTTACGATAACCACCACTGTTATCAAGACCAAACTGCCTCTGAAATATCACAGGAGCAATGCAAGGTATTTTGTATTGGGTCATTTTCAGTCATTATGGTTCCAATGTGCTTAACTCCAACAAAAAGACCTTTAATAAATTGCAcaacaacataaaaatgttttacacgAGTATTTTAGGTTGCTTTAGCTAACCTGGAGCTTCTTAAACTCCTCAGCTTCTCTCCTCGTTTCTGCCTCTTTCCATCTCTGCTCCTCCTCATCCTGAAGCTTCCTGGCCAGATTTAGATCACCATCATTTCCTGAACATTACAGTAAAGGCAGATGGTTTACAAAAACAGCAAATAAAATTACATTCTGATTCATACCGACGCATatgcataaaattaataaagaaaGTTTTAGAACTTATTTTAGACAAAGGTTCTTTAAAGGTACACTCcactttttgtgaaaatatgctcattttccagatACCCTAAagtttaacatttgatttttaccgttttggaatccattcagctgatctccgggtctggtggtaccacttttagcatagcttagcataatccattgaatctgattagaccattagcatcgcgctcaaaaatgaccaaagagtttcagtatttttcctatttaaaacttgacttgatattacgcagtgtcCGAAAATAATttcctgctattgaaagttaccaattatttttaaatagaaaaaaatatttaaactatttggctaatggtcaatggattatgctaaaatatgctaaaagtggtatcgccagacccagagattggCTACTCAATTGTTTTACTCCAGaggagcctattttcaaaaaaagcgGAGTGCCCCTTTACCCATTAAAACCTTGTACACATACCTGCTGCAGAGTTTGAGTCATATTGCATGTGTAGATCGACATGCTCCTGCAGTGAACTGCTGTCGAAACAGCTCAGAGAACACAGTGGACACACGTAACGTGCCGAATCTGTAGATCCAAATCATGCATATAGTGTTTAGTGTTCTCATTCACATCCTGAATGAAAATATCTGACAATGAACAAAGTAAAATGGATCGTTCACCCAAAAATCTAAATTCTgaagtcatcatttactcacttccATGATGTTTAAAACCTGTATGACTCTTTCTTCTATAAAACAGGTatcaaacaacataaaaatgtgagtaattgatgaaagaatttacttttttggATAAACAATCCATTTAACTAGTTAGTTTACCAAATCTACTGTTTCCGGTAGAACAACATTCTGTTGACGTTCCAACATCAGGAACAGCCCCTAAACAGGAAAAACCATAAAAGATGTCAATGTGATGAAAAATGCAAGTAGACTTGATCCAGTGGTACTGCTTGTGACAGAAAGTGCTTGTCAGTTTAAAATTTTGATTGTTCCATAACAAACCTTCAGCCACGTCTTGATCCTGAAGATGCGTCTCAACGTGCTCCTGCAGAATAAAGCAGTCACTGAAGACATGACTGCACATCGGACATGGAAACTGACCCTCTACAATGCACAAGGAAAACCAGATTAAGTATCTAAACAAAAACCTGTCACTTATTTTTTATGATCCTATGGAAAAGTCACCTTTATTAGGTGACGACAAGCGCATTTGCTTCGATTTGCGATGTCCTTGTTCTTTCTTACAGCTTTTTTCCTTATAGTTGCTGAGTGGTTGTGTACTTCTGCCCGGTTTAAACACACCACTCGCCGTGTCTGCTGCCGGCGGTGAACTTTTCCCTCTCGacaatgttttttgagaaaGAGTGGCCCCTGTATTTTGAGTAGCCATCTCATTGACCTGAGAGGGTGTCGAGTGGAAAGATAACTGAGGTAGGGGTTGAGAAACCTTGTGCATACGAGCATCCAAAGGATTTTTAGAAGTCCTTGTGGAGTTTATTTCACATTTGGGAAGGCCATTTAAGGTTCTTTGGCTACTGTCAGCCACAGTGGCAGTTATGACCTGGCAGTCGTCCTCTACGTGTGCTGTGTTAATGTGGAAGTTCAGTTCGTCATAAGAGACCCCTGACAGTGAGCAGAACGGGCAGGTCATCTCATTCTCAAGGTGACTGAGGAGGAGGTGTGTCCTCAGGTCTGCTTCAGACAGAAGTTCTTCACAGCAGATATCACACACAGGCATTGCCTAGACAAAACAAATGAAACAATGTACGATTTACTAATAATCCTACTGTATAGCTCGGTCGGTGTAGCAGAGCAAAAGGTAGTGGGTTCGAGCCCAGAGAACATGCATACTGattaaatgtatagcttgaatgcactgtatgtAGCTTGGATAAAAGCTTCTGCCAAAAACATGAATGAAAATTCTGATAATTTAATGGTTAGTTTAGGAATTGTATTCGTTTTAATAGAAGCTATAATCTACTGGTTAGTCTACTGGTAATGGGTTGGGACACTAGAACACAAATAATGCTAGAGAAAAAAGGCACAAAACTAActacataaaataattttgcCAGGCTTTTTATAATTATAAACAGTTGATAGTAAACAATGGTTTTCTAATGGAAAACGCATCGTTTTGGGTGCATTCAAGAATGAATTTCAATCTGAAAGCAACATAACGATAATCATTAACGTCTAAATCTATTCTATCTGACCGTAGCTAACCTAAAAATTGTGTCGACGTTATGTTtcaattttacaaacaaatactCATTGTGTGACAGCTAGTCAAATAGCCTAGATAAACAACACTGTATATGACAATTCAGACATTGCACCTGTCCACTAAACAACAATTAAATAGTAAAACTATCTTAAAATGTGTTATATTGTCTTACTTACTAATCTAAACAACGTTGACAGTACAAGTGAAGCAATCCTCCGTTTCACTTTCCTTTATTGTTATTGAAACAGGCCGCTCGTGCAAACCGGAAGCAACATGGGAAGTGACGTTTCTCACCGCTCGACGCCATATTGCTCTCAGCTGAAACTCGGGAGGGTTCTTGAGAGGAAATTTTAAACACACGGACAGCATTTCCATCTCCCATCTACGGCGAATGGGTGAgagttattaaacatttaaaacccgAATATCAATTTTATTTAGGTGAAAGCAGTGCGTTCAAAGAGATTCGGGAATCATTTTGACGTCCAGTGATAACGTTAGCTAGCAGAACACGAGTAGCATGTTAGCACACAGGGGCTGATCAGTGGTAAAGTTAAGAACCTTGTAGGACTTGGTGTGATTACAGAAATTACTAACGTAGTTTTAGTGTCTCTTTGGTTTTATGCGATTGTCAGATAAACGTAAAGATTTTTGATTATATAAATAGCCAGCAGTTGTAAACAGGTGCTGATCTACTGGAGATTGTGAACACTAATAACATGAATATTTCGTTATAGAGTTAAATCGATGAACTattgtgtttagagttgtgtttgttcactttgtaagttgtttttaattgcaGTCGTCCCCCATCATACCACACGTA
Above is a window of Paramisgurnus dabryanus chromosome 13, PD_genome_1.1, whole genome shotgun sequence DNA encoding:
- the zufsp gene encoding zinc finger-containing ubiquitin peptidase 1, whose amino-acid sequence is MPVCDICCEELLSEADLRTHLLLSHLENEMTCPFCSLSGVSYDELNFHINTAHVEDDCQVITATVADSSQRTLNGLPKCEINSTRTSKNPLDARMHKVSQPLPQLSFHSTPSQVNEMATQNTGATLSQKTLSRGKSSPPAADTASGVFKPGRSTQPLSNYKEKSCKKEQGHRKSKQMRLSSPNKEGQFPCPMCSHVFSDCFILQEHVETHLQDQDVAEGAVPDVGTSTECCSTGNSRFDSARYVCPLCSLSCFDSSSLQEHVDLHMQYDSNSAAGNDGDLNLARKLQDEEEQRWKEAETRREAEEFKKLQRQFGLDNSGGYRKQMEKNMERSVSRGQMVPAEFHRKRAEMLESLASGVDDGRSKTSGLMTALYKHYQREVSDCAHVWLCAETDHYSSSEGDKGWGCGYRNFQMLLSSLQRMEQYNVLPAEVPSIPRVQGMIEEAWSQGADPQGASHFNHRLQGTRAWIGATEIFAVLTSLSVKARIVDFHKATGPGDTHPRLFEWIKRYFSNSASRGARLPPRIVQTSLPPVYLQHHGHSRSIVGVEQKLNGTLCLLLFDPGLAPGEMRRLLSQDTASGMVRRMRKFPGALKHRQYQVVAVQGVLTPEEKQSCILNSRTLCAEKIP